The following are encoded together in the Fundulus heteroclitus isolate FHET01 chromosome 19, MU-UCD_Fhet_4.1, whole genome shotgun sequence genome:
- the LOC105925918 gene encoding uncharacterized protein LOC105925918 isoform X3: protein MRSEMAIIWAVVVAVCCVLHQSKAETLQCTVSQNGDMTTFTILDGSRGSDVNLTACDFEWINGSNILIADNSNHVPPVMEWSVNSLTTSLCVEGIISKQYCPSTVTEFWIEYITNCTVTCKDLKDHGEQQKDQEEEGGWSMFWIVAGVAAVAVVVLAGLYLCYKFRDYIWKTRGCSQCEGRYTNVKLQSIQPKLLDV, encoded by the exons gTTGTGTTCTCCACCAGAGCAAGGCCGAGACGTTGCAATGCACTGTCAGCCAAAATGGCGACATGACGACGTTTACCATCCTTGATGGGTCTCGTGGGTCTGATGTAAATCTCACTGCCTGCGATTTTGAATGGATTAATGGAAGT AACATCCTAATTGCTGACAACTCCAATCATGTTCCACCAGTGATGGAGTGGAGCGTCAACTCCCTGACCACCTCACTATGTGTTGAGGGCATTATTAGCAAACAGTACTGTCCTTCAACG GTGACTGAATTTTGGATTGAATACATAACTAACTGCACAG TGACCTGCAAGGACTTGAAGGACCATGGAGAACAACAGAAGGACCAAGAGGAAGAAG GTGGGTGGTCAATGTTCTGGATTGTAGCTGGAGTTGCagctgttgctgttgttgtgctGGCAGGACTCTATCTGTGCTACAAGTTCAGGGACTACATTTGGAA GACAAGAGGCTGCAGCCAGTGTGAAGGCCGTTACACAAACGTGAAATTGCAGAGCATCCAGCCAAAGCTACTTGACGTCTAG
- the LOC105925918 gene encoding uncharacterized protein LOC105925918 isoform X2: MRSEMAIIWAVVVAVCCVLHQSKAETLQCTVSQNGDMTTFTILDGSRGSDVNLTACDFEWINGSNILIADNSNHVPPVMEWSVNSLTTSLCVEGIISKQYCPSTVTEFWIEYITNCTVTCKDLKDHGEQQKDQEEEGQSGWSMFWIVAGVAAVAVVVLAGLYLCYKFRDYIWKTRGCSQCEGRYTNVKLQSIQPKLLDV; the protein is encoded by the exons gTTGTGTTCTCCACCAGAGCAAGGCCGAGACGTTGCAATGCACTGTCAGCCAAAATGGCGACATGACGACGTTTACCATCCTTGATGGGTCTCGTGGGTCTGATGTAAATCTCACTGCCTGCGATTTTGAATGGATTAATGGAAGT AACATCCTAATTGCTGACAACTCCAATCATGTTCCACCAGTGATGGAGTGGAGCGTCAACTCCCTGACCACCTCACTATGTGTTGAGGGCATTATTAGCAAACAGTACTGTCCTTCAACG GTGACTGAATTTTGGATTGAATACATAACTAACTGCACAG TGACCTGCAAGGACTTGAAGGACCATGGAGAACAACAGAAGGACCAAGAGGAAGAAGGTCAAA GTGGGTGGTCAATGTTCTGGATTGTAGCTGGAGTTGCagctgttgctgttgttgtgctGGCAGGACTCTATCTGTGCTACAAGTTCAGGGACTACATTTGGAA GACAAGAGGCTGCAGCCAGTGTGAAGGCCGTTACACAAACGTGAAATTGCAGAGCATCCAGCCAAAGCTACTTGACGTCTAG
- the LOC105925918 gene encoding uncharacterized protein LOC105925918 isoform X1: MRSEMAIIWAVVVAVCCVLHQSKAETLQCTVSQNGDMTTFTILDGSRGSDVNLTACDFEWINGSNILIADNSNHVPPVMEWSVNSLTTSLCVEGIISKQYCPSTVTEFWIEYITNCTVTCKDLKDHGEQQKDQEEEGQSKHIVKLTTANPCGWSMFWIVAGVAAVAVVVLAGLYLCYKFRDYIWKTRGCSQCEGRYTNVKLQSIQPKLLDV; this comes from the exons gTTGTGTTCTCCACCAGAGCAAGGCCGAGACGTTGCAATGCACTGTCAGCCAAAATGGCGACATGACGACGTTTACCATCCTTGATGGGTCTCGTGGGTCTGATGTAAATCTCACTGCCTGCGATTTTGAATGGATTAATGGAAGT AACATCCTAATTGCTGACAACTCCAATCATGTTCCACCAGTGATGGAGTGGAGCGTCAACTCCCTGACCACCTCACTATGTGTTGAGGGCATTATTAGCAAACAGTACTGTCCTTCAACG GTGACTGAATTTTGGATTGAATACATAACTAACTGCACAG TGACCTGCAAGGACTTGAAGGACCATGGAGAACAACAGAAGGACCAAGAGGAAGAAGGTCAAAGCAAGCATATAGTGAAACTGACTACTGCTAACCCAT GTGGGTGGTCAATGTTCTGGATTGTAGCTGGAGTTGCagctgttgctgttgttgtgctGGCAGGACTCTATCTGTGCTACAAGTTCAGGGACTACATTTGGAA GACAAGAGGCTGCAGCCAGTGTGAAGGCCGTTACACAAACGTGAAATTGCAGAGCATCCAGCCAAAGCTACTTGACGTCTAG